In one Bacteroidota bacterium genomic region, the following are encoded:
- a CDS encoding two-component regulator propeller domain-containing protein yields the protein MRSLRYRGRRLLLGWMGLVVWLAAVEAIAQSPGSTPVFRHLTIDDGLSQNVVAALLQDRHGFVWVGTKDGLNRFDGHALVVHRHDPFDPATLSSSHVTALLEGDDGHLWVGTRDGGLNRLSQITGEMVRYTHSPAGPIAALVDDGNGRLWGATLGGGLFHLRQEDGHDPDAVFERVVNEQAGVDSLRINFVKALLRDDRGTMWAGSSAGLHRYDAATERFDLLTELPVSALAQARDGTVWVGQRVGLRAQLVRVDGGVDPATGRLRVTAFDYPDLPMNPGWEQIDDIAEGPAGHLWLATPVGLGRFDPETGSFTFYHADPTDATSVSAGSLTKLLWDRTGVLWVGSSGYGLSRFDARRARFSRIAEQREGTVRALDQSIRSVFEDQNGTVWIGTNNLSDPAAPRIVVWSDASAQVREVVGYGQVWALTGDPAGALWLGTEEGLVRLDPTTGRFRHYVDANGRHSWRPEASADLAGIEGNRVFDVHRSRSGHLWIVTARYLARLDDEDGDREEAGRFTTYVHTPQRDFSVNPLFPSLHEDVQGRFWLGTETGLVRLDPSTGALRRYRTVPSDPTSLSSERIRWITPDPRTPEQVLWIGTDGGGLNRLDLATETFAHITTRDGLPNNVVYAVLPDEAGRLWLSTNRGLARYDPEAGSVRTFDVHDGLQSNEFNAGAAFRADDGQLFFGGIHGINAFDPEQVTDNPHVPPVVLTELRVGGQPIALGDSTGVLRRALLATDELRLSHRQNAFAFTFAALDYSAPEKNRYAYRLDGFDDGWVQAGTARTATYTNVPPGRYTFRVRGTNNDGVWNEAGTALGVVVVPPWWRTWWAYFLYGLAVAGTVAMVLLYRRERIELRHRSEMERLEAEQLRELDRARSRFFANVSHEFRTPLTLTLGPLDDVRAGHYGTVPDAMDTQLSLARTNAGRVLTLINEILDVSRLEAGQVPLHAQAVNLGAFVSGLAAMIAPLAERRRLTLAVEVPAEPLVVYADPALLEKVAMNLLSNALKFTPEEGHVWVEVTADDTAAAVAVRDDGLGIAPEALARVFDRFYRASEAEPAVGTGLGTGIGLALAKELANLHRGTLTAESTVGQGSTFTLTLRLGHAHLPEGSVDLDAPLVGWDAETPAETPVVSMGDGTSTGGTNTLATVDEISGDGADGRKTVLVVEDHPEVRAFIRRHLERGTPSYRVLEAATGDAGLDKARRLLPDLVLSDVMMPGALDGVALCRALKADPETDFLPVVLLTARATPEDRIGGLEEQADDYLTKPFDPAELRARIANLIAGRQRLRERFLQEGMARVLGEQSDAAFDAATLSPPLPPALQPSTPEVTSADEALLDAVRQTVEARLADEDFGVSDLAEAVGLSRSQLYRRMHALTGHSTSDVIRSIRLERGAQLLAAGVGTVSEIAYAVGFKTVSHFSNAFTAHHGCRPSAYPHAMSLPTPSGRAQPPRSAPPLDDTVS from the coding sequence GTGAGATCGCTGCGCTACCGAGGACGAAGGCTGCTACTAGGCTGGATGGGGCTGGTCGTGTGGCTGGCCGCAGTGGAGGCGATTGCGCAGTCGCCGGGCTCGACGCCCGTTTTCAGGCACCTCACCATCGACGATGGGCTGTCGCAAAACGTCGTGGCCGCCCTCCTGCAGGACCGGCATGGCTTCGTGTGGGTGGGGACGAAGGATGGCCTCAACCGCTTCGATGGCCATGCGCTGGTCGTCCACCGGCACGATCCGTTCGATCCCGCCACGCTCTCCAGCAGCCACGTCACCGCCCTGCTCGAAGGTGATGATGGGCATCTCTGGGTCGGGACACGCGATGGCGGCCTCAACCGGCTGAGCCAGATCACTGGCGAAATGGTCCGGTACACCCATAGCCCCGCTGGTCCCATCGCCGCGCTCGTGGACGACGGCAACGGGCGCCTCTGGGGGGCGACGCTCGGCGGCGGTCTCTTCCACCTACGCCAGGAGGATGGCCACGACCCGGACGCGGTCTTCGAGCGCGTCGTCAACGAACAGGCTGGCGTGGACAGCCTCCGTATCAACTTCGTGAAGGCGCTCCTCCGCGACGACCGCGGGACGATGTGGGCGGGATCGTCGGCGGGCCTACACCGCTACGACGCCGCCACGGAGCGCTTCGACCTGCTGACCGAGCTGCCTGTCAGCGCCCTGGCTCAGGCGCGAGACGGCACCGTGTGGGTGGGCCAGCGTGTCGGTCTTCGCGCCCAACTGGTGCGGGTCGATGGCGGCGTGGATCCCGCGACCGGACGGCTACGCGTCACCGCCTTCGACTATCCCGATCTCCCTATGAATCCGGGCTGGGAGCAGATCGACGACATCGCCGAAGGGCCTGCCGGGCACCTGTGGCTCGCAACGCCCGTGGGCCTGGGGCGCTTCGATCCCGAGACCGGGTCATTTACGTTCTACCACGCCGACCCCACCGATGCGACGAGCGTGAGCGCGGGGAGCCTCACCAAGCTCCTGTGGGACCGAACCGGCGTGTTGTGGGTAGGGTCGAGCGGCTACGGGCTGAGCCGATTCGACGCCCGCCGAGCGCGGTTCTCCCGGATCGCAGAGCAGCGCGAGGGAACGGTCCGCGCCCTCGACCAAAGCATCCGGTCGGTCTTCGAAGACCAGAACGGTACCGTCTGGATCGGCACGAACAACCTGAGCGATCCCGCCGCACCGCGTATCGTGGTGTGGTCCGACGCCTCGGCCCAGGTGCGCGAGGTCGTGGGCTACGGCCAGGTGTGGGCGCTCACAGGAGACCCTGCCGGCGCGCTGTGGCTGGGGACGGAGGAAGGCCTGGTGAGGCTGGACCCCACGACCGGGCGCTTCCGACACTACGTCGACGCCAACGGGCGCCACTCCTGGCGACCTGAGGCGTCGGCAGACCTGGCCGGGATCGAAGGCAACCGGGTCTTCGACGTGCATAGGAGCCGCTCGGGCCACCTCTGGATCGTGACCGCTCGCTACCTCGCACGCCTCGACGATGAGGACGGGGACCGTGAGGAGGCAGGCCGCTTCACGACCTACGTCCACACTCCGCAGCGCGACTTCAGCGTCAATCCGCTCTTCCCCTCGCTTCATGAAGACGTTCAGGGGCGCTTCTGGCTCGGGACAGAGACCGGGCTGGTCCGCCTCGACCCCTCCACGGGGGCGCTGCGCCGCTATCGCACCGTGCCCAGCGATCCCACGAGCCTGAGCAGCGAGCGCATCCGCTGGATCACGCCTGATCCCCGCACGCCCGAGCAGGTGCTATGGATCGGCACGGACGGCGGCGGCCTCAACCGCTTGGACCTCGCAACGGAGACGTTCGCCCACATCACCACGCGGGACGGGCTGCCCAACAACGTCGTCTATGCCGTGCTGCCGGACGAGGCAGGCCGCCTCTGGCTGAGCACCAACCGGGGCCTCGCGCGCTACGACCCCGAGGCGGGGAGCGTGCGCACGTTCGACGTGCACGACGGATTGCAGAGCAATGAGTTCAACGCCGGGGCCGCCTTCCGCGCCGACGACGGGCAACTCTTCTTCGGCGGCATCCACGGCATCAACGCGTTCGACCCCGAGCAGGTCACGGACAACCCGCATGTGCCGCCGGTCGTGCTCACCGAACTCCGGGTGGGCGGCCAGCCCATTGCCCTCGGAGACAGCACGGGCGTGCTCCGGCGTGCGCTCTTGGCCACGGACGAACTCCGGCTGAGCCATCGCCAGAACGCCTTCGCGTTCACCTTCGCCGCCCTCGACTACTCCGCGCCGGAGAAGAACCGCTACGCCTACCGCCTCGACGGCTTCGACGACGGCTGGGTGCAAGCCGGGACTGCGCGCACGGCGACGTACACGAACGTGCCGCCGGGGCGCTACACGTTCCGGGTGCGAGGGACCAACAACGACGGCGTCTGGAACGAGGCCGGGACCGCGCTCGGCGTAGTCGTCGTGCCGCCGTGGTGGCGAACGTGGTGGGCGTATTTCCTCTATGGTTTAGCCGTTGCCGGGACGGTGGCGATGGTCCTGCTATACCGCCGTGAGCGCATCGAGCTGCGCCACCGCTCGGAGATGGAGCGCCTCGAAGCCGAGCAACTCCGGGAGTTGGACCGGGCGCGCAGCCGCTTCTTTGCCAACGTGAGCCACGAGTTTCGGACGCCGCTCACGCTGACGCTCGGCCCGCTCGACGACGTGCGCGCGGGGCACTACGGCACCGTACCGGACGCAATGGACACGCAACTCAGCCTCGCGCGGACGAACGCCGGGCGCGTGCTCACGCTCATCAACGAGATCCTCGATGTGTCGCGGCTCGAAGCCGGGCAGGTGCCACTCCACGCGCAGGCCGTCAACCTCGGTGCGTTCGTGAGCGGGCTGGCCGCCATGATCGCGCCGCTGGCCGAGCGCCGCCGCCTAACCCTAGCTGTGGAGGTCCCGGCCGAGCCGCTCGTCGTCTATGCCGACCCGGCGCTCCTCGAAAAGGTGGCGATGAACCTCCTCTCGAACGCGCTCAAGTTCACGCCCGAAGAGGGGCACGTCTGGGTCGAGGTCACGGCGGACGACACCGCTGCTGCGGTCGCCGTGCGTGACGACGGTCTTGGCATCGCGCCGGAAGCCTTGGCCCGCGTCTTCGATCGGTTCTACCGCGCATCCGAGGCCGAGCCGGCCGTCGGGACCGGCCTCGGCACCGGAATCGGGCTGGCGCTAGCGAAGGAACTGGCGAACCTCCACCGTGGCACGCTCACCGCCGAGAGCACCGTGGGGCAAGGCAGCACGTTCACGCTCACGCTCCGCCTCGGCCACGCTCACCTGCCCGAGGGGTCGGTCGATCTCGATGCGCCGCTCGTCGGCTGGGACGCCGAGACCCCCGCCGAGACCCCGGTCGTGTCCATGGGCGATGGAACCAGCACTGGGGGAACCAACACACTTGCCACCGTGGACGAGATTAGCGGCGATGGGGCCGACGGGCGCAAGACGGTCCTCGTCGTGGAGGACCATCCCGAAGTGCGCGCGTTCATCCGGCGGCACCTCGAACGGGGCACGCCCTCCTACCGCGTCCTGGAAGCCGCCACCGGCGATGCTGGGCTCGACAAGGCCCGCCGTCTGCTGCCCGACCTCGTGCTGAGCGACGTCATGATGCCGGGGGCACTCGACGGCGTGGCGCTGTGCCGGGCGCTCAAGGCCGACCCCGAGACCGACTTCCTGCCGGTGGTGCTGCTTACCGCCCGAGCCACTCCCGAAGACCGCATCGGCGGCCTGGAGGAGCAGGCCGACGACTACCTCACCAAGCCGTTTGACCCAGCCGAACTTCGGGCACGCATCGCCAACCTCATCGCGGGGCGGCAGCGGCTCCGCGAGCGATTCCTCCAGGAAGGCATGGCCCGCGTGCTCGGCGAGCAGAGCGACGCGGCCTTCGACGCGGCCACGCTGTCTCCCCCGTTGCCCCCGGCGCTGCAGCCCAGCACCCCGGAGGTGACCTCTGCCGACGAGGCGTTGCTGGATGCCGTGCGGCAGACGGTCGAGGCGCGCCTCGCCGACGAGGACTTCGGTGTGAGCGACTTGGCTGAGGCCGTCGGTCTGAGCCGCAGTCAGCTCTACCGGCGGATGCACGCCCTCACGGGACACTCCACCTCCGACGTGATCCGCAGCATCCGACTGGAACGGGGCGCGCAGCTACTCGCAGCGGGCGTCGGGACGGTCAGCGAGATCGCCTACGCTGTTGGCTTCAAGACCGTCTCGCACTTCTCCAACGCGTTCACGGCACACCACGGCTGCCGCCCCTCAGCCTACCCACACGCCATGAGCCTACCTACCCCGAGCGGGAGAGCACAACCACCACGGTCTGCTCCCCCGCTCGATGACACAGTTTCGTAG